Proteins encoded together in one Calditrichota bacterium window:
- a CDS encoding NAD(P)/FAD-dependent oxidoreductase has translation MGRWAGLRTHVGLHDIESCAQVTASNVDIEDTHCHFFFGRQVAPGGYAWVFPKGNGLANIGLGVSGDCARNKPAWAYLEEFLASRFPRVSVLTMVAGGVPVAKPLKRLVANGLMLVGDAARQANPVSGGGIISGMIAAKIAGQVAAQAIREGDVSEARLQEYVARWHQQEGRAHERFYRLKEAIWRLTDDDLNRTAEGYLRTAPEKRSLLSLFATALVNQPKLILEAAKVFV, from the coding sequence GTGGGACGATGGGCGGGTCTGCGCACCCATGTGGGACTGCACGATATTGAGAGCTGTGCGCAGGTCACGGCGAGTAATGTGGACATCGAAGACACCCACTGCCACTTCTTCTTCGGCCGTCAGGTCGCCCCTGGTGGGTACGCCTGGGTCTTTCCCAAAGGCAATGGGCTTGCCAATATCGGCCTGGGCGTGTCCGGCGACTGCGCGCGGAACAAGCCGGCGTGGGCCTACCTGGAGGAGTTTCTCGCCAGTCGCTTCCCCCGCGTGTCGGTGCTGACCATGGTGGCCGGTGGCGTACCGGTAGCCAAACCCTTGAAGCGGCTGGTCGCCAATGGCCTCATGCTGGTGGGCGATGCAGCACGCCAAGCCAATCCCGTGTCAGGAGGTGGTATCATCTCTGGTATGATCGCGGCCAAGATCGCCGGCCAGGTAGCCGCGCAGGCCATCCGCGAGGGCGATGTCTCCGAGGCCCGATTGCAGGAGTATGTCGCACGGTGGCATCAGCAAGAGGGTAGGGCCCACGAGCGGTTCTACAGGCTCAAGGAGGCCATCTGGCGGCTGACCGATGACGACCTGAACCGCACCGCCGAAGGTTACCTCCGCACGGCTCCAGAAAAGCGTTCATTGCTGAGCCTCTTCGCCACGGCGCTGGTCAATCAGCCCAAGCTGATACTTGAGGCTGCCAAGGTGTTCGTGTGA
- a CDS encoding CDP-alcohol phosphatidyltransferase family protein, with translation MPYLFDPKESRVWTVPNMLTVLRFFFLVPIYLCLRQDAPRADLTAAGLMVVAAGTDFFDGLLARRLRQTSNVGRILDPLADKVCAIFVLAMLVGLGRVSSWYLAAVVARDLLILAAGAFLILGKRFVSESNLVGKMTAASVVLVIVASTLRLGIIATLLVWLSSLLLLASLVSYGLVFARLVRSAPSPGKGASARAVEGERQ, from the coding sequence ATGCCGTACCTCTTTGACCCGAAAGAAAGCCGCGTGTGGACCGTTCCCAACATGCTCACGGTACTCCGCTTCTTCTTCCTCGTGCCCATCTACCTGTGTCTTCGGCAGGATGCGCCGCGCGCTGATTTGACAGCGGCAGGCCTGATGGTGGTTGCCGCCGGCACCGACTTTTTCGACGGGCTTCTTGCCCGCCGCCTGCGGCAGACGTCCAATGTGGGGCGCATCCTCGACCCGCTGGCAGACAAGGTGTGCGCAATCTTCGTGTTGGCTATGCTCGTGGGCCTGGGCAGGGTGTCAAGCTGGTATCTTGCTGCAGTGGTGGCGCGCGACCTATTGATTCTTGCAGCAGGAGCGTTCCTGATTCTTGGTAAACGGTTCGTCTCCGAGTCGAATCTGGTGGGCAAGATGACCGCGGCCTCCGTCGTGCTCGTCATCGTCGCCTCCACTCTAAGGCTCGGCATAATCGCCACGTTGCTCGTCTGGCTCTCGAGTCTGCTGCTACTGGCGTCACTCGTGAGTTACGGGCTCGTCTTTGCACGGCTTGTGCGCAGCGCTCCGTCCCCAGGAAAGGGGGCAAGCGCCCGTGCCGTCGAGGGAGAAAGGCAATGA